GAGAATgcaatgtttttcatttgtatttgtcAGTGTAACATTTTGTTGCGTGATGGCAACACTGATAAAATTACCCAAACAGCATGTAATGCAAAATCATCAAATTAATTGCTTCAAAGTGCTCCCTAAAAACTGTACAAAATAGTTCGGTTATTTATGGCAAAATTTAAGTGTAACATCGTAAGACTTTCATTTGTCATTGTGATGTGACTGGTTAATTTTCTCTGACATTGTAATTCATAGTTGTTATTTAGGCAAGCCAAATGTCACAGAGGATTTAAACTATGTTGCAGCTCATCAGACTGATGCGTCTTTGCATTCTTATTAAccactctttttttcttattttttttgtgttttcaggtcGGTCGTGTGCTCAGTGTCGGTGGGCGGTATGTTTGTGTGACACTGGCACAGGAAAGTGTGATCAAGTTGGCAGTGGAGCACTTCGTGAAAGTTGGGTATGCAGTGAGGCTCCACTGcctgcaagaagaaaacaatacGGAAGAGGACTCCTTTGCACTCCCAGTTTTTGTCCTGGTCTGCACGAAGTTTCGTCAGCCTATGCCTACACCCATTTTGGAAATGTGTCTTGGAGAGAATGGAACCCCTGTTCGTCACACACAGGTTAAAGAGTTACTATCGGCTGTGAGGGAGCATCAGGCTTACTCTGTCTTGAGAAAGAAACTCCGCACAGGAACAGATGCCAGCTCCAACCTCTCGCTCACCCTGTGTCACACCAAGACTGGTCTCCCCAGATACAGTCTCGCAGTACAAGACTGTGCCCCAGGTGCCAAAGTGCCAAGAACAAATCAGTTTGCCATATTTATCGGTGAGttcttttgtcattttatcaTGTCTTTTATTCCCATGGGTGTCACACTTGTTTAATTCAGTTCTAATTTGTTTATAATTTTGTGCCTGTAActtatgattgttttttttgttttttttcagttcctcAAGGGAGTGAGACAGCTTGGCTCTATAGTTCAAGTGAGGGGCGAAGGCAGCTAGCAGCCAGTGCAAACTTTCGGCGTTTGGTTGTTGTTACAATGCACAGGAATCAGGAGTACCCAGGCATGGAAGCTGTCCAGTCAGAACTCTCACCAATGGTGATGGACTTAGCACCCCCTGGCATGCCTGCCAACCATCAGGTATTCTATAACGCAACCAAATGTTATTTGTCTCCAGAATTGAAGATTACTTTGACATGTGTTTTTTGACTCTTCTGTAGGTGCCATTTTTGTCAGTGGGAGGTGATCttggatggagagaggaggtcagcAGGGGTGTGAGTCAGCTGAGTGGGGAATACTGTGTGGAGAATGTCAAAGGAGAGGATGGTGGACTCTACCGTAGGCTTGTGTTCCTGTCTAACACTGGCCTTGTTCAATCAGAGAGCCGCCTCATCGCCACAAAAACTGGTAActgtttcatgttatttttccatccacttcattttttttttttttttttttttttttcaggatttcagAGTCAGTCCCATCTAGCTTTGAGCAAAGGCACTGTACATCCTGGATAGATTGCCAGCCCATcacaagacagagagagatgaacAGTATAACACTTATTCACACCTATTGACAATTTAGTTACATCAGTTAGTCTCGCATGCATTTTTTTGAACTATGGGAGGAAACTAGAGCACCAGGAAAAGACCTACATCAGagctactcaaccctggtccttgAGATctggtgtcctgcatgtttcaggtctctcccagttgcaacacacctgattgaaaTGGGGGTGTGTTActgggcttcttttttttttttttaatgatgaagACCTCAGCATCAGATTGAGGCGTGCTTAAGTGGGAAGAGAccgaaaacatgcaggacactggacGTCAAGGACCAGGATTAAGCAGCCCTGACCggagaacatgcacacacaggcaaAGATCTGAATACACAACCTCTTTGCTATGAGACAAGAACCAAAAAACAACAGTACCATGTGGCCCACCGGACTCTTTGGTCTGTCTGAACAAAGATTCCAGATTAGAAAGAATTTCTGGTTATTCTGTTAACATTTAAACTAAATGTAATCGATATCTTTAGAGATATTTGAAGTTTCTATTTCCTCTCTGTTTACCCATTTATCTTAATATGCAtttgtatctgtatctgtttataTATGCATGCATTTACAAATACAGAGTTgcaagaaaatgtgtttgttgtctGCAAGAATTGAccataaaatatattttgaattGCTTATAAGTTTCTCTTTAGGGAGTGGAGTTAGTAACATGAATTCAGATCACTGAAATTTTGAGCCATGTGTACATTTAGtctaacttaaaaaaaaaaatccaagttgaGTGTGTTATTCAGAAAAATCGATGAGAAGAATTTTCCCTTAAATAACAAAAGACTTCCTAAGGGTCCTTAGTGAAGAGCAACAAAAGGGTTGAAGGAGTCGGTGTCcctgtttttaaatgtaatgtGCTAAACATTGAGTAGGAGTGCTGCTGCCACTTCTACTTCACAAATATAAACTAGCTTAATGTTTAAAGTTTAATGTAGGAAACAgtgtaatgtggagctgctttCCTGCCTGTAAATGTCATGACCTGATACAATGAATCATACTTCTTGATCTGCCCAGGTGTTTAAGTGACTTTGGAAGGTTACTGATCTTAAATTATAAAACAATGCTGTAAGTCTGTTGTTtccaaccctggtcctggagagccTTTGTTCTGGACCTGGGTTGGTGACCTCTGTACATGCCATGTGTAGTTGTTTAACTTAATTCAGATGGGTTGGAATGATTGTGTTCCTGTAGCATCAAGtcacaagaagaagaacaagaagaaggccaatgcagctgcagctctaGTAACATCGTCATCCTCAATGATGGTGGACAGTGGTTTTCTCTGTTGCACTCACCATGAAGTCATGGTGGCCAGCCTTGCGATGCTTGGCATTGGGACCCCACAGAATAAAGGTGTGTATTAATGGTGAAAGGAAGCAGCTACTATTTAATCACAAGTTGTGATCACATTATATGAAATATAAGActtgatttgtatttttctccttAGATATTCCAGTGTCAGTGCTACTGGTGGGTCTTGGTGGTGGAGGTTTGCCTCAGTTTCTGCGAGACTTTGTGCCCAACACTACAGTGGAGGTTGTAGAACTTGACCCTGCTGTGTTGGAAGTGGCAAAGCAGTGGTTTGGGTTCCAGCCAGATCACCGTCTGACTGTCACTGTTGGTGATGGTCTTGATCGCATCTCTGCACTAGAGAAAGAAGGTCAGTGAAGAATTACAATCAAGAACAATTAATGTCAGGAGCGAGTATACTATTGCTAAAATCTGACTGTTGCTTATCTTTCTTTGTAGGTGGTATTTTATTTGACAGCATCATGTTTGATGTTGACAACAAGGACAGCACTTTGGGTATgagctgtcctcctgctgcctttGTGGAAACCCCCATGCTGCAAAAAGTTTGGAGATTATTAACCCCCAGaggtagaaaaataaataaaaccccaCTTTTTCCCTTTCATTTTTATAAATTTGAACGCTACGAATAATTCTTAAAATTtaccttcatgttttcaccctTATCTCCCTCTGCCAGGTGTGTTTATGCTGAACCTTGCATGTCGAGACTCCACCCTGAGGAACAGTGTACTTGAGCGTGTGCGTGGTGTGTTTCCTACTGTTCTTTCTCGGAAGATTGAAGAGGAGACCAATGAAATCCTTCTGTGTGCTCGAGACTCATTGGATGCTGCCCAGATCCTCCCATCCATGAATCAAGCTGGAAAAGATCTGCAAAGCTCGCTGTGCTCGGACAGAACTGAACCCAACCGCAAGCCACATATAGACATCGCAACATTGTTAAAGGACCTTAAAGTGGAGTGAGGCTTGATTGCCACCAAGAGTGTCTATGGGGTTTTAATGTGTTGATtctgtttggaaaaagaaatatgGTGAAGGTTGTGAGATGTAAACAATGATTTTCAATGCAGTGTAACATGTATAAATGCGTCTAATGCAGGAGTGCTTCTAAGAAAAATTAATGATAAGAATTGTAtaagaaaaactgattttgtCAGTTATTGTGATGCTCATAACCAGAACTGTTTACAACATCTTTAAGTATTTTAATCATCATCGTTATAACCAATTGggttatacatttttttaaagagcatATTATCATATGAAATATTCTCATATTTTGGGATATGATGCTGTTTTTGAAGACTTTGATCCATCTTTTCTAATACGACTTTATCCAGCTTAGCGTCACCAGTCCATCGTACTGCAAATACAGAGGAATAGACAGTCACACTTGTTCACATTCACATTTACAGGTAATATTGAATAACCTGAAAGTCATATCTTtgaagtgtggggaaaaaagaaacccCCGGCATTCACAAGAGAgcatgtggagctgctggattttctttgtaaaagtatgaaatgactgtgttgtacttggcgCTATGAAGCTGAGTTGaactgaacatgcaaactccaacaCAGTAAAGCACCAAAGCCTGTTCTCAAATCTGTCAAATTATTGGTGAGCGGTTGGTGTACTAACCTCAAGAgctttcaaaactttttttaaaaacttagTAATTGAAAAttactttaaaacaaacaagcgCAGTCTTATAAAACTTTTTGGTATACTGTATGGACCTAGAATTTGTGAGAAGACTGTGTGATAAAGATTCTGCATGATGATTGCATCTTTATGCCATTTTCACCTAATTTTTGCTAACATTTGAAACAATTTAATAACAGCTTTTTAAATCAGTGGTTGACCAAATAGGAAGAGACGATATTGAACATGTCACTGATGATATGTTGGTCATTATAGGAGAATATACACACTTTGTAAGCATGGTATTAAAACTATATTATACTGTATTGACAAAAGTTTCACTTTGCATTATAAGTATGgtactcttaaaaaaaatattcttaaaaaaaatgttgtgcaTGTACTTCTATGCATGGACATGGTGTTGGATTATTTTGACATTAAACTTATCCCTCAGTGTTGTATTGGTGTGTTTCTGCCTTGCAGCAGTCACTCCCTCACTGGCTAAGAATGCAGTAGTGTTATTTACAGTAGATGAATCCACACTCTGGTTCTGGTTGCAGTGTTTACAGGACTGCAGAGGAGCCCTACCCACACTGGACGTGTGGGATTTTAAATAGCAATCGGCCACGGGAGCGACCACTGTGCTGGTGTCCGATAAGTTTTATAATTGGCTCTGAAGTTTGTCCATCTTCTGTATATGGGCGAGTTAAAGGGTTAGACCTGGTCCCCGACGCGCATGCGCAGAAAACTTTATTCCGTTAGCTGTCaaaggaaaatgttttcctcCGTTCCATGGACCAAACGCTGCTCCGCGGCCAGCTCCACACCCCCGTCCAGGGTGTGAAACAGGCGACAAGCTACACACTTTTGGAGTTTTTTACCGACTGAAATGTCCTCAACGAGTTGCTTTCGGAGACTTGAGTTCTGTGAGTTCAAGCGCGGACACTATTGTTACCAGACTCACGCGACGTGTTGAGGGGCTAACGGCCGTTCAGGTTTGGGACCTTCAAAGTTTGTACCTATCTCTAAACGCAGTTTGATCTCTGTCTCTTTATCTTGTCTTGTTTCAAACTGCTTCCAAATACAATTGCGAGGAGTCTTTAAGGATGGCAGTAACTTTGTCGCGAGCTGGAGTGTAGAAGTGGAGGAAAGTAGAGTTCACAGGTAGCGatagctgctctgctgctgctgctgctgttgcgaTGGGCAACCTGGGGATGGATGACCTGATCCCGCTGGTCAACCGGCTCCATGATGCCCTCAGCAGGGTGggacagagctgcagcctccacctgccccAGATCGCTGTGGTGGGCGGCCAGAGTGCAGGAAAGAGCTCCGTGCTGGAAAACTTTGTTGGCAGGTAAGCCTCACACCCTCATCCATGGGGCCAATCAGCAGCATACCGTATGGATgtgtgcttttatttacattagaGTAATGAAGCATTCAGACTACAATTTGTAAGTAAGGTTGATTGGCTGATTATTTTGTTAATTGAtagatttattgttttaattaagAATGCATTAATTATCACATTCATATCATACCTTtatgatctctctctctctctctctctctctctctctctctctcacacacacacacacacacacacacacacacacacacacacacacacacacacacacacacacacacaaaggtttgATGTCTcatgcacatttttaaatacaaagatatctgtggaaaaaacagcaaaaggaGAATATGCAGATTCCACCCAATGAACTTGTGACAGTCTTGCTACTGCTTGCTATGAGGCTCAAGGAGTTACTCCATTTTTGCTGTAGCTGCAACACATTGACAGGTGCTATAAGGACAAGTATGATACAGTGTAATTAATGACAGAGTCATGCATTCATTTAGCTGAAGTTACATAAAAGAAACTACTTGTATTTGAGGAGAACAGAGTGACAGTCACCCacagatgttttcatttataACAAAGTGATGAGTAACAAGCCTGGAACAGTATCAGTGCATTACTGCAAGAAGAACTGTTGAAGTCACACATTATAAAACATCACTTGTAgttaacaaaaacatttaagtacaatggaaaaaaattgaataGCCAACTAAAATTTTCAATCAGTTGTGAGAAAAACCTTACTGATGGAGTCAACATTTCTGACCCTGTTCTTTCAAAGTGCACAAAGAACAAGAAATCTGTGTAACTGTGTTTAATTTATTGGTTAAAACATTCTAATCCACTGCGATTTACATGTGTTCTAAACCCATTAGAACCATCCAGCAGCAAATCCATGTTGCTATATCAATGTGTTTCTATATCATAGCCTCCACCCAGCTCAAGCATTGTGGCTATATTTGCTTCTCTGAAGTGGCTGATGCCTGATGTGTCAGGTCTGTTTGACAGAACTCAGTACAGCAGCTTATCTAACAAACAGCCTGTGGGTGTTAATGAAATGCCGCTAATTATGGCTCCTGAAGCATATGGAGCATTCAACAAGTCAGCACCTTCAAAAACACTGGATCTATCAGAGCTTTGTTGTGTCACATCCTTTGTTGACCTTTAACAAATTTCATGGTCCTAAAAATAATGTAGTTCACTAATGAATAAAACTCTTGTTTAAGAAAAGTCCAGGAGCTAGTATGAAACTTTAGTATGTAACAGGGAGACTAAGTACTTCCATCCTGTCTGAAAGGAATGCTGGAGAATCAGTAGTTCCCCAGTTTCCTGAAATCACAGATGAGACAGTGGAGCTCCTTAAACTGAAGGATACCTACTGGCTTCTTTCAAGTCAATATGGAATCTAGGCCATTATCTGTGGCATTAGCAGCTGATTAGTCATACCTTCTTTCCTGAATGATTGTGGGTATTTGATCATGTTTCACTATTTGCCTCTGGCATAACTGTGTTATGACACCCTTTTTTGGGAGGATTGTGCACGGGGCAGGATGTAATAAAACAAACTTCCTGTATGTGCCTTTAATAGGAAGGAGGAGGTCCATTTTTTATCCTGTACACTTCTTTCTATGTGGTAAACACTGCCTTTGGCTTGTAGCTTTCATGCATCCTACTGTTAACTATTTTTCAGCCCTCTTGTTAAAAATCTTAGATGATGATATGGAACGTAATTGAGAATCAGTGAATAGATTGCCCTTTGCAGAGGACGTTAAGAGTTCTCCTTAGCAGCACACTATATATTTGAACTTAGCTTAATGTATGGAAATATTTGAAATTTTATCTCATGAACCCGTTCTCTCAGTTTAAGGTTCAAGACAAAATCTACAGCAGTAGCAGTCTCCATTTGACcttatgagagtgtgtgtccttTTCCAACTCAGCCTTTGTCTTAACAGAGACTTCCTTCCCCGGGGATCTGGGATTGTAACTCGCAGACCTTTAATACTTAAGCTGCTAAATTCCACCACAGGTAAAGTGCTCATCCGGCCCTTTGTCTTTCTGCAGATCCAGATTGCCACCAGGTGGCAGTAGTACATATTTTAATATGGCTCCTTGATTAGCCTGACAGTGTGGGTGTAGTCGTCTAATGATCTGGTTTGGGATGTGTCTTAAATGTTTCTGGCTTGCTTACttttcctgaaaaacacagtaaCAGAATGTAAACTGTTTGCATGATTTCAGAAACAGTCTGAAATTACTCTTGCACATTTGCTGAAggagaacaataaaaaaaaacataactgtCTTACTGTTGAGAGATTAGACTAATTGCTTTTAAAATGTCTCAGTACAAATACTGAGATtaattaattgttttttgttcaaaaaaGTAAGACACTTTCTATTGTTTTACTCTGGTAAATGTAAAAGATTCATCCTCTGAAACAGTTTTGGCTTCGGACTACAGTACATgattttttcacttattttcaCAGTAGACCTACAGATTTTGACAGTTCTAAGTTTCACATGATAATAACTATGAAAATTGTACTGAacatttttgctgtgtttttctcagAATATGGTGAATTTCTTCATTGCGAGGGAAAGAAGTTCACAGATTTTGATGAGATATGCAAAGAAATTGAGGCAGAGACAACCAGACTCACGGGATCCAATAAGGGCATTTCTCCTCACCCGATCTGCCTACGGATTTACTCACCACATGGTAGCaccgtctgtgtttgtgtgatatACCCTATACCTTTCTGATAGTTCTTTGACCTTGATTTCTGTTTGctcatgtttgtattttcttgttttttttaaagtgttggaTCTGACTCTGGTGGACCTGCCCGGCATCACCAAAGTACCTGTGGGCGATCAGCCACCAGACATAGAGTATCGGATACGAGACATGATAATGCAGTACATCTGTAAAGAAAACTGTCTCATCTTGGCTGTTACTCCTGCCAACACAGACCTAGCCAACTCAGATGCACTCAAATTGGCCAAAGATGTTGATCCACAAGGTAAGTCGTGTCTATGGCAGCAAATGTTATGTCATGTGAATGTAGTACTGCACCGTCCTGTTTTAATGAGGTCTTGTTTTTTCAGTGATACAGTATAAATGTAGCAATGAAGCGATGAATAAGTAATGCAATGAAAGATTTGTTTCCCATTAGGTCAGCGTACAATTGGAGTAATCACAAAGCTGGACCTGATGGATGAAGGAACCAATGCCAGGAACATACTGGAGAACAGGTTGCTTCCACTTCGCAGAGGTAtgctgtttttttgggtttttttttttttttgtgtatatgtgtgtgtgtgtgtgtgtgtgtgtgtgtgtgtgtgtgtgtgagagagagagagagagagagagagagagagagagagagagaaagcaccTGTGCCTGTGCATATGCATATACAGACTGATCCTTATGGAGTCTGTTATCAGTGAATGAGTCATCAAAAGTGCACTTGTAgccattttcaaatttgaatatGACCTTTATCTGTCATCATTGCAGTGAAACTGAGCATATTACTTTGTCTGTATCTGTGTGTCTTCGATTTGGCAGCCGTTAAAGAGTAGGGAATTTGGTCATTGATGATATTAGTTTGTGTAGTAGTTAGAAGTGTAGCACAATATTGAGTTAATTAGTGGGAGCCTGTCTTTTGGCTAGCACAAGTTTGTTTTGAATGGTTTCTGTGAAAGggtgttttcaaaagaaataaaggaaaaagaaaaagtaaaagtaagaGAGTGCTGGACAGCATCCATGTAGGAGGCATCCAAGATACCCAGACTGAATAAAGCACTACCAGGTGCTGGATCCATCATGCTTCTCCAATGTTTCAAATGCATTCAGCAAGCCCACGAACCccaccagcagcacagagctcaAAAGAATCAATAAACATGGGACTTGAAGGAAAAATTGTCCTTTGTGCCAATAAAAAGTGATAAATGTAAAATCTAGTGCACATCTATCACTGTCCTGACTGAGTTCAGCCCAGTCTACAAAACTTgtcctgtccctcctcctcccaagCACACACATTTCCTGCTTCTATGATACAGTCATAATGGAACAAATGTGTGGTCTGGGAAGAGTTCCCAAGGACACGTCAGAAACGTCAAGCTAAATTTGTCTTACAGCAAAGTCCTTGattgttcttttttcctcttgcaTATTGTCTGTCTTGCAGTGATCCTGTGCTCTTCATTTCCTTTTTATCTCTTCATTCACAGGCTATATAGGGGTGGTGAACCGAAGTCAAAAGGACATTGATGGGAAAAAGGACATTCAGACAGctctggaggaagaaaagaatTTTTTCTTGTCCCATCCAGCCTACAAACACATGGCTGAGCGCATGGGGACCCTGTATTTACAGAGAACACTGAACCAGGTTTATATTAAAGGCATGCACAGGTACCACTGTAAGGACCATATACGTAACCATTGTCACTGTCTCAATATTTGTCTCCAGCATCTTACAAATCACATCCGGGACACATTGCCAGCCTTCCGCAGTCATCTGCAGAGTCAGCTTCTAGCCttgaaaaaagaagctgaagaaTACAGAGATTACAGTCCTGATGATCCTGCACGCAAGACCAAGGCTTTGCTACAGTCAGACCATCAGTCTTTGTGCATGCATTTCCATATAGTGTCTTTCAGATGAAATATGTGTGCACAGTAACTctgatctgtgtgtttctgtcttcaaGGTCAGTTCAGCGCTTGGCTGCTGATTTTGAGAAGCTTATTGAGGGTTCTGGTGACAAAGTAGACACCATTCATCTCTCAGGTGGTGCCAGGATCAATCGAATCTTCCATGAGCGCTTCCCTTACGAACTGCTGaaggtgtgcatgtgttttttgtatgaTTGTTGTCTTTTTATACTGTATGAGTTTTGTTGACCTACTAGGAGCAGTAATACTCAACTAAGTGCCCGACTTTGGCTTGTGATGACATACTTTGCATGTTTGAAGATAAAAACCGATGAAAGGAAACTGCGACGGGAAATCAACTATGCCATCAGAAACATCCACGGTGTCAGGTGCAGTTTAGTGTTCTGATTTTAAATcctctttttgtatttttttctgtgataaCGTTTGATTTTTACCCTACAGAACGGGTCTTTTCACTCCTGACATGGCCTTTGAAGCTATAGTGAAGAAACTGGTATCAGGACTGAAAGGGCCATGTATGAATTTTATTGACATGGTCAGTGAGGAACTACTCAATACTGCGTACCAGTGCATTGATAAGGTATAAATATGGTTGATAACTTGCTCAATTTGTTGCACATTTTATGTAGTAAGAACTGTGCTATAGTTCATTTTATGTCCTGTTTTTTTGTCAATAGCTGAACTCCTTTCCTAAACTACGGAATGAGACAGAAAGAATTGTAACCACTGAAATTCGAGAACAGACGAGTAAATGCAGAGACCAGGTTATATTCAGTTATATTTGCATATtgcacatttgttttcagtatCAGGATAGAGCCTTGTTGATCCACAAccactttttttaattgtttttttctgttcaggtATTGCTACTTATTGACATACAGCTTGCTTACATAAATACCAACCATGAAGACTTTGTTGGTTTCACAACGTAAGTAACATGAATTTTTGTGAATTGTACAATTGAGTACAATTTAGAAAATTCAAAGTGTATTGTCCTCTTTTGTCTGTCAGTGCCCAGCAAGTGTATCATCACAACAACAAGAAGACTATCACAGCAGGGATGGCAGCAAACCAGGTGAGTATTTCTTTACTCATGACAGTTAAGTTTTGGCCTATCTGCAGCTCTTATTTCTCactattagtttttttttttgtttttcaaaaatattcttgaaatgaaaacagtgattgaaaaatttttttttttttttgcaaaccaACACCATATTAGTGTTTCACTTTTTTACTATTAACAGTTAACATAGTGAGCCACTTGGCTTCGAGTGCTTCATCCTAACAATGTGTACCTGTGCATATGCcaggaaaaaaatgtggcaAAGCATCGTtattattaaaggtgctgtaggc
The window above is part of the Salarias fasciatus chromosome 23, fSalaFa1.1, whole genome shotgun sequence genome. Proteins encoded here:
- the mettl13 gene encoding eEF1A lysine and N-terminal methyltransferase codes for the protein MSLLPRTAEEFSSAEYWEKFFKKRGEKAFEWYGDYNKLCGVLHKYIKVQDKVLVVGCGNSELSEQLYDVGYKHLTNIDISETVVTHMNQRNAARRPGLTFHQVDATQTPYEDATFQAALDKGTLDAMASEEEGALARNMLTEVGRVLSVGGRYVCVTLAQESVIKLAVEHFVKVGYAVRLHCLQEENNTEEDSFALPVFVLVCTKFRQPMPTPILEMCLGENGTPVRHTQVKELLSAVREHQAYSVLRKKLRTGTDASSNLSLTLCHTKTGLPRYSLAVQDCAPGAKVPRTNQFAIFIVPQGSETAWLYSSSEGRRQLAASANFRRLVVVTMHRNQEYPGMEAVQSELSPMVMDLAPPGMPANHQVPFLSVGGDLGWREEVSRGVSQLSGEYCVENVKGEDGGLYRRLVFLSNTGLVQSESRLIATKTASSHKKKNKKKANAAAALVTSSSSMMVDSGFLCCTHHEVMVASLAMLGIGTPQNKDIPVSVLLVGLGGGGLPQFLRDFVPNTTVEVVELDPAVLEVAKQWFGFQPDHRLTVTVGDGLDRISALEKEGGILFDSIMFDVDNKDSTLGMSCPPAAFVETPMLQKVWRLLTPRGVFMLNLACRDSTLRNSVLERVRGVFPTVLSRKIEEETNEILLCARDSLDAAQILPSMNQAGKDLQSSLCSDRTEPNRKPHIDIATLLKDLKVE
- the dnm3a gene encoding dynamin 3a isoform X1, with translation MGNLGMDDLIPLVNRLHDALSRVGQSCSLHLPQIAVVGGQSAGKSSVLENFVGRDFLPRGSGIVTRRPLILKLLNSTTEYGEFLHCEGKKFTDFDEICKEIEAETTRLTGSNKGISPHPICLRIYSPHVLDLTLVDLPGITKVPVGDQPPDIEYRIRDMIMQYICKENCLILAVTPANTDLANSDALKLAKDVDPQGQRTIGVITKLDLMDEGTNARNILENRLLPLRRGYIGVVNRSQKDIDGKKDIQTALEEEKNFFLSHPAYKHMAERMGTLYLQRTLNQHLTNHIRDTLPAFRSHLQSQLLALKKEAEEYRDYSPDDPARKTKALLQSVQRLAADFEKLIEGSGDKVDTIHLSGGARINRIFHERFPYELLKIKTDERKLRREINYAIRNIHGVRTGLFTPDMAFEAIVKKLVSGLKGPCMNFIDMVSEELLNTAYQCIDKLNSFPKLRNETERIVTTEIREQTSKCRDQVLLLIDIQLAYINTNHEDFVGFTTAQQVYHHNNKKTITAGMAANQGVAIRSSLIVIRKGWLTINNMGIMKGRAREYWFILSAESLSWFKDDEEKEKKYMLPLDNIKLRDVERGFLSSKFCFSLFNTESRNVYKDYKSLDLACNSQEELDSWKASLLRAGIYPEKVAVDEQGNGSTENFTDPQLERQVETIRNLVDSYMGIIFKTVRDLMPKTIMHLMINSVKEFISSELLAQLYALGECSLLMDESPEQQQHRVEVLRKHAALKEALAVIGDISTSTCTTPLPPPVDSSWIQPSSLSQPKNSVAGMKPATRGHAPPAPRVPYTGHVSTHGFQQLTGQHDRPAASVPRRQPPAIPTVK
- the dnm3a gene encoding dynamin 3a isoform X2, whose translation is MGNLGMDDLIPLVNRLHDALSRVGQSCSLHLPQIAVVGGQSAGKSSVLENFVGRDFLPRGSGIVTRRPLILKLLNSTTEYGEFLHCEGKKFTDFDEICKEIEAETTRLTGSNKGISPHPICLRIYSPHVLDLTLVDLPGITKVPVGDQPPDIEYRIRDMIMQYICKENCLILAVTPANTDLANSDALKLAKDVDPQGQRTIGVITKLDLMDEGTNARNILENRLLPLRRGYIGVVNRSQKDIDGKKDIQTALEEEKNFFLSHPAYKHMAERMGTLYLQRTLNQHLTNHIRDTLPAFRSHLQSQLLALKKEAEEYRDYSPDDPARKTKALLQSVQRLAADFEKLIEGSGDKVDTIHLSGGARINRIFHERFPYELLKIKTDERKLRREINYAIRNIHGVRTGLFTPDMAFEAIVKKLVSGLKGPCMNFIDMVSEELLNTAYQCIDKLNSFPKLRNETERIVTTEIREQTSKCRDQVLLLIDIQLAYINTNHEDFVGFTTAQQVYHHNNKKTITAGMAANQVIRKGWLTINNMGIMKGRAREYWFILSAESLSWFKDDEEKEKKYMLPLDNIKLRDVERGFLSSKFCFSLFNTESRNVYKDYKSLDLACNSQEELDSWKASLLRAGIYPEKVAVDEQGNGSTENFTDPQLERQVETIRNLVDSYMGIIFKTVRDLMPKTIMHLMINSVKEFISSELLAQLYALGECSLLMDESPEQQQHRVEVLRKHAALKEALAVIGDISTSTCTTPLPPPVDSSWIQPSSLSQPKNSVAGMKPATRGHAPPAPRVPYTGHVSTHGFQQLTGQHDRPAASVPRRQPPAIPTVK